One window from the genome of Cricetulus griseus strain 17A/GY chromosome 2, alternate assembly CriGri-PICRH-1.0, whole genome shotgun sequence encodes:
- the Cenpk gene encoding centromere protein K isoform X3: MLRSSSSFVSLMILKEDSQDLVDSLLLAKIFTVKGCRVKSAKEKDAWVKLRGDELSLLIMQVKCLTAELGHWKKRTPEITPMTEDILVTLGKEEFQKLRHNLEMVVSTIQSKNEKLKEDLEREQQWLDEQQQILESLNVLHSDLKNQVVTFSESRIFNELKAKMLSIKEFKEKLLCTLGEFLEDHFPLPDGTIKKKKKNTQESNAELITLNEMIEMLINRMFEVPHDPYVKISDSFWPPYIELLLRYGIALRHPEDPTRIRLEAFHQ, translated from the exons ATGCTCAG GTCCTCAAGCTCATTTGTGAGTTTGATGATTCTCAAAGAGGACTCACAGGATTTAGTTGATAGTCTACTTCTGGCTAAGATTTTTACAGTGAAAGGATGCAGAGTCAagtcagcaaaggaaaaagatgcaTGGGTAAAGTTGAGAGGAGATGAg ctctcATTACTTATTATGCAAGTGAAATGTTTGACTGCTGAACTTGGtcattggaaaaaaagaacacCTGAAA taaCTCCCATGACTGAAGATATTTTGGTAACATTAGGAAAGGAAGAG ttcCAAAAATTGAGACATAATCTTGAAATGGTAGTATCTACTATTCaatcaaagaatgaaaaattaaaggaagacTTGGAAAG GGAGCAACAGTGGTTGGATGAACAGCAGCAAATCCTGGAATCTCTTAATGTATTGCACAGCGATTTGAAAAACCAAGTTGTGACATTTTCTGAATCAAG aaTCTTTAATGAGCTGAAAGCTAAGATGCTTAGTATAAAAGAGTTTAAGGAGAAGCTCCTGTGTACCTTGGGTGAGTTTTTAGAAGATCATTTTCCTCTGCCTGATggaactattaaaaagaaaaag aaaaacactCAAGAATCAAATGCAGAGCTGATAACACTAAATGAAATGATAGAG ATGCTTATAAATAGAATGTTTGAAGTTCCACATGATCCATATGTTAAAATTAGTGATTCCTTTTGGCCACCATATATTGAGCTGCTTCTGCGTTATGGAATTGCTTTGCGACATCCAGAAGATCCAACACGGATAAGATTAGAAGCCTTCCATCAGTAA
- the Cenpk gene encoding centromere protein K isoform X2, giving the protein MLKNQQELDPDITADMEVIDTEEELIKQCEEIWKDMEDCQNKLSLIGTETLTKSNAQLSLLIMQVKCLTAELGHWKKRTPEITPMTEDILVTLGKEEFQKLRHNLEMVVSTIQSKNEKLKEDLEREQQWLDEQQQILESLNVLHSDLKNQVVTFSESRIFNELKAKMLSIKEFKEKLLCTLGEFLEDHFPLPDGTIKKKKKNTQESNAELITLNEMIEMLINRMFEVPHDPYVKISDSFWPPYIELLLRYGIALRHPEDPTRIRLEAFHQ; this is encoded by the exons ATGTTAAAGAATCAGCAAGAACTAGATCCAGATATTACTGCAGATATGGAAGTAATAGATACCGAGGAAGAACTTATTAAACAATGTGAAGAAATATGGAAAGACATGGAAGAT TGTCAAAATAAATTATCGCTCATTGGAACCGAGACACTCACTAAGTCAAATGCTCAG ctctcATTACTTATTATGCAAGTGAAATGTTTGACTGCTGAACTTGGtcattggaaaaaaagaacacCTGAAA taaCTCCCATGACTGAAGATATTTTGGTAACATTAGGAAAGGAAGAG ttcCAAAAATTGAGACATAATCTTGAAATGGTAGTATCTACTATTCaatcaaagaatgaaaaattaaaggaagacTTGGAAAG GGAGCAACAGTGGTTGGATGAACAGCAGCAAATCCTGGAATCTCTTAATGTATTGCACAGCGATTTGAAAAACCAAGTTGTGACATTTTCTGAATCAAG aaTCTTTAATGAGCTGAAAGCTAAGATGCTTAGTATAAAAGAGTTTAAGGAGAAGCTCCTGTGTACCTTGGGTGAGTTTTTAGAAGATCATTTTCCTCTGCCTGATggaactattaaaaagaaaaag aaaaacactCAAGAATCAAATGCAGAGCTGATAACACTAAATGAAATGATAGAG ATGCTTATAAATAGAATGTTTGAAGTTCCACATGATCCATATGTTAAAATTAGTGATTCCTTTTGGCCACCATATATTGAGCTGCTTCTGCGTTATGGAATTGCTTTGCGACATCCAGAAGATCCAACACGGATAAGATTAGAAGCCTTCCATCAGTAA
- the Cenpk gene encoding centromere protein K isoform X1 translates to MNLYTVLENRSSSSFVSLMILKEDSQDLVDSLLLAKIFTVKGCRVKSAKEKDAWVKLRGDELSLLIMQVKCLTAELGHWKKRTPEITPMTEDILVTLGKEEFQKLRHNLEMVVSTIQSKNEKLKEDLEREQQWLDEQQQILESLNVLHSDLKNQVVTFSESRIFNELKAKMLSIKEFKEKLLCTLGEFLEDHFPLPDGTIKKKKKNTQESNAELITLNEMIEMLINRMFEVPHDPYVKISDSFWPPYIELLLRYGIALRHPEDPTRIRLEAFHQ, encoded by the exons ATGAACTTGTATACTGTTCTAGAAAATAG GTCCTCAAGCTCATTTGTGAGTTTGATGATTCTCAAAGAGGACTCACAGGATTTAGTTGATAGTCTACTTCTGGCTAAGATTTTTACAGTGAAAGGATGCAGAGTCAagtcagcaaaggaaaaagatgcaTGGGTAAAGTTGAGAGGAGATGAg ctctcATTACTTATTATGCAAGTGAAATGTTTGACTGCTGAACTTGGtcattggaaaaaaagaacacCTGAAA taaCTCCCATGACTGAAGATATTTTGGTAACATTAGGAAAGGAAGAG ttcCAAAAATTGAGACATAATCTTGAAATGGTAGTATCTACTATTCaatcaaagaatgaaaaattaaaggaagacTTGGAAAG GGAGCAACAGTGGTTGGATGAACAGCAGCAAATCCTGGAATCTCTTAATGTATTGCACAGCGATTTGAAAAACCAAGTTGTGACATTTTCTGAATCAAG aaTCTTTAATGAGCTGAAAGCTAAGATGCTTAGTATAAAAGAGTTTAAGGAGAAGCTCCTGTGTACCTTGGGTGAGTTTTTAGAAGATCATTTTCCTCTGCCTGATggaactattaaaaagaaaaag aaaaacactCAAGAATCAAATGCAGAGCTGATAACACTAAATGAAATGATAGAG ATGCTTATAAATAGAATGTTTGAAGTTCCACATGATCCATATGTTAAAATTAGTGATTCCTTTTGGCCACCATATATTGAGCTGCTTCTGCGTTATGGAATTGCTTTGCGACATCCAGAAGATCCAACACGGATAAGATTAGAAGCCTTCCATCAGTAA